From the genome of Desulfofalx alkaliphila DSM 12257, one region includes:
- a CDS encoding tyrosine-type recombinase/integrase: protein MGRSAPSRKRQIEMALKGITKQGISKHQAKEEYRAEARAKGERILTAKTNYIHSSKWYNNVLNVAQRYIKFADENGFGHKYINSYNHQEAGVAFFQDLINRGVKDLQGTASALRKFSDAVEKRFGNTVSIVPSDLRGMINQARAAGKKIPMSKQERLDSREGYRVYSKEEMSRIMKHVWQQKNGDKYGVAIRGMSELGLRAKECVKLQVRDIDFNSGRVYLRYGTKGKRERWVPISKPYLAELKNICANKGQEDIVYDMPGRKWENRAKNTWSSFKKACKVNGIEQHRIHNLRATWATNKYYEFREKGMIKCVWQVENS from the coding sequence ATGGGCAGATCGGCGCCAAGTAGAAAAAGGCAAATAGAAATGGCGTTAAAAGGGATCACCAAACAAGGTATCTCAAAACACCAGGCCAAGGAGGAATATAGGGCGGAAGCCCGAGCTAAAGGGGAAAGGATCTTAACGGCCAAAACAAACTATATTCACTCATCAAAATGGTATAATAATGTGCTAAATGTTGCTCAGCGTTATATTAAGTTTGCTGACGAAAATGGCTTTGGACATAAATACATTAATTCATATAACCATCAGGAAGCGGGGGTCGCCTTTTTTCAGGATTTAATAAACCGGGGCGTTAAAGATCTCCAGGGAACAGCATCCGCGCTACGGAAGTTTTCCGATGCCGTGGAAAAGAGGTTTGGTAATACAGTATCAATCGTTCCTAGTGATTTAAGGGGGATGATTAACCAGGCTCGGGCAGCTGGTAAAAAAATACCGATGAGCAAGCAGGAAAGATTGGATAGTCGTGAAGGTTATAGGGTTTACTCCAAAGAAGAGATGTCTCGAATTATGAAGCACGTCTGGCAGCAAAAGAACGGAGATAAATATGGGGTTGCTATTCGAGGCATGTCAGAATTGGGGCTTAGGGCTAAAGAGTGTGTTAAATTACAAGTTCGGGATATAGATTTCAATAGCGGAAGAGTTTATTTAAGATATGGAACAAAAGGTAAAAGAGAGCGCTGGGTACCGATTTCCAAGCCTTATCTAGCAGAATTGAAAAACATCTGTGCAAACAAAGGCCAAGAGGATATTGTTTATGACATGCCTGGGCGCAAATGGGAAAACCGTGCTAAAAACACATGGAGTTCTTTTAAAAAGGCGTGTAAGGTTAATGGCATAGAGCAACATAGAATTCATAATTTAAGGGCTACGTGGGCCACAAACAAATACTATGAATTCAGGGAAAAAGGTATGATAAAGTGTGTTTGGCAAGTAGAAAATTCATAG
- a CDS encoding DUF2786 domain-containing protein, with protein sequence MKNVEEKILNKIRKVLALTKSTYQEEAHTALLKAQELMAQHGLTMAEVEATQEKCEDKQVVDTCVAEKRRNYWYEKNLSKIIGDNFRCHCYVSPGRGIYFIGLKEDVEIATEVYHYALNTMLYLSTDYVKRYQEQTISNQRLKNDYYIGFLKGLGDKFKAQVETKGYALVLVKDALVIQAVNDKKLTKGQSSKIVIGGSSDARDAGYRDGRSFDEKHKRIG encoded by the coding sequence ATGAAAAATGTAGAAGAGAAAATCTTAAATAAAATACGCAAGGTACTTGCGCTAACCAAAAGCACTTATCAAGAAGAAGCCCATACTGCCTTATTAAAAGCACAGGAACTGATGGCTCAACACGGGCTAACAATGGCAGAAGTTGAAGCGACACAAGAAAAATGTGAGGACAAGCAAGTGGTTGATACCTGTGTTGCTGAGAAACGAAGAAATTACTGGTACGAAAAGAACTTATCTAAGATTATTGGTGATAACTTCCGCTGTCATTGCTATGTCTCACCAGGCAGAGGGATTTATTTCATTGGACTAAAAGAAGATGTTGAAATTGCAACTGAGGTTTACCATTATGCACTCAACACGATGCTTTACTTATCAACTGATTATGTGAAAAGGTACCAAGAACAAACAATTAGTAACCAGCGCCTAAAGAACGACTATTATATTGGTTTTCTTAAAGGCCTTGGCGATAAGTTTAAAGCACAGGTAGAGACAAAGGGTTATGCCCTTGTCTTAGTAAAAGATGCTCTAGTCATTCAAGCTGTGAATGATAAAAAGCTAACAAAGGGTCAATCCAGCAAAATAGTAATTGGTGGCTCATCAGATGCTAGGGATGCTGGATACCGTGATGGACGAAGCTTTGACGAGAAACATAAAAGGATTGGTTAA
- a CDS encoding DUF3854 domain-containing protein has translation MRVESHHPVSGRMGGWLHKLIESPSYYKPEEQAVTVATKAPVKECDRVYRAFLRLLNLEAYHMKELMEHRGLTAKEIQEIGFKSLVGVKPWKICKKLIDLGCNLKGIPGFYQAPNKKGKGYYWCFNYYPGFIFPILDKEKRIQALQIRLDNTSRNRKYRLFSSGRKQAGSSCGVPVHVAQPMLVKDKRIWVTEGALKATVLSRKIGAVVLGTVSSNTWAPVLELLKEDYLEREIVEAYDRDKYTNHHVKTACEDFRQSASETGKQLVEAIWNDQYKGIDDAVLAGCKIRYRKIN, from the coding sequence ATGCGTGTTGAAAGCCACCACCCGGTATCCGGAAGAATGGGCGGTTGGCTCCATAAACTGATTGAAAGCCCCTCATATTACAAACCTGAAGAACAGGCTGTTACAGTGGCTACAAAGGCCCCTGTAAAGGAGTGTGATCGGGTTTACAGAGCTTTTCTAAGGCTACTAAATTTAGAAGCCTACCACATGAAAGAATTAATGGAACACCGTGGACTTACAGCTAAAGAAATCCAAGAAATAGGTTTTAAATCTTTAGTAGGGGTTAAGCCATGGAAGATATGTAAAAAGCTTATAGACCTGGGATGTAACCTTAAAGGGATTCCGGGATTCTACCAGGCTCCTAATAAAAAGGGAAAGGGTTACTACTGGTGCTTTAACTATTATCCGGGGTTTATATTTCCAATATTGGACAAGGAGAAAAGAATCCAAGCCTTGCAAATTAGGCTGGATAATACCTCTAGGAATAGGAAATACCGGTTATTCAGTTCCGGTAGAAAACAAGCAGGATCATCCTGCGGTGTACCAGTTCACGTAGCCCAACCGATGTTAGTAAAGGATAAACGGATATGGGTAACAGAAGGTGCCCTAAAAGCTACTGTTTTAAGCCGAAAGATCGGTGCTGTAGTGTTAGGAACAGTTAGTTCTAATACCTGGGCACCGGTGCTGGAGTTATTGAAAGAGGATTATCTTGAAAGAGAAATTGTTGAGGCTTATGACCGGGATAAATACACAAATCACCATGTAAAAACTGCCTGCGAAGACTTCAGGCAGTCGGCATCTGAAACCGGCAAGCAATTAGTTGAAGCAATATGGAACGACCAGTACAAAGGCATTGATGATGCCGTGCTGGCCGGATGCAAGATTAGATATAGGAAAATTAATTAA
- the radC gene encoding RadC family protein, which yields MQMNLWGIEAPEKTTLAKRILETKSVYKIDINTGQNVSVLLTALLGDIPDETMLYLLSKKITEIMEMSREELLQLKGITQKSASRLIAVFEIHKMLLKEKRDSSTIINSPDDAAALVMDEMHHLDREHFCAILLNTKNHVLAVETISVGTLSSSLVHPREVFKIAIKKSAAGMILLHNHPSGDPSPSKEDIAITKRIMESGEILGVSVLDHLIIGDGKFASLKEKGLM from the coding sequence AATGAATTTATGGGGTATTGAGGCACCAGAAAAGACAACGTTAGCCAAAAGAATTCTGGAAACAAAGTCAGTATATAAGATCGACATAAACACTGGTCAAAACGTATCAGTTTTGCTCACAGCATTATTAGGAGATATTCCAGATGAAACCATGCTCTACTTACTATCAAAAAAAATCACCGAAATCATGGAAATGAGTAGAGAAGAATTGCTACAGCTGAAAGGAATTACTCAAAAATCAGCATCGAGACTTATTGCGGTGTTTGAGATCCATAAAATGCTACTTAAAGAGAAACGAGATAGCAGTACTATTATCAATAGCCCGGATGATGCTGCTGCCTTAGTTATGGATGAAATGCACCACCTAGATCGGGAACACTTCTGTGCCATCTTACTAAATACCAAAAATCATGTATTGGCAGTGGAAACGATCAGTGTGGGCACCTTAAGCTCCTCGTTGGTGCATCCAAGAGAAGTATTCAAAATTGCCATCAAAAAAAGTGCTGCTGGGATGATTTTATTACACAATCACCCCAGTGGAGATCCCTCTCCTAGTAAGGAAGACATTGCTATAACTAAGAGAATTATGGAGTCTGGCGAAATTTTAGGCGTTTCAGTGTTAGACCACCTGATAATTGGTGATGGAAAGTTCGCTAGCTTGAAAGAAAAAGGACTAATGTAA